Proteins encoded together in one Caulobacter sp. FWC2 window:
- a CDS encoding fumarylacetoacetate hydrolase family protein translates to MRLVTFESQGRRRAGAFIEGDSRIVDLAAAHQQRHGDHAAELADILALIEGGDDALDKAMEAVKSAPETAILARADVKLRAPIQPPPQMRDCSCFELHLRQCYSAAREMRAKAKGVEVIADTGPSPAEQRILDLFAKQPIYYKANRFSVVGSEEAVIWPSYSRSMDFELEYGCYIKKLAKDVPAEKAGDYIFGYTIYNDFSARDAQSVEMIGQLGPAKGKDFDTGNAMGPCLVTADEMPNPYDLTMIARVNGEEWGRGNTSTMHWKFEDLIAYISRSETLYPGEFLGSGTIGNGCGLEAQRFLKPGDEVELDVEGIGVLRNRIVRPA, encoded by the coding sequence ATGCGTTTGGTCACATTTGAATCCCAGGGCCGTCGCCGGGCGGGGGCCTTCATCGAAGGCGATAGCCGGATCGTCGACTTGGCCGCCGCGCATCAGCAGCGGCATGGAGACCATGCGGCTGAACTGGCTGATATCCTGGCGTTGATCGAAGGGGGAGACGACGCGCTCGACAAGGCGATGGAAGCGGTCAAGTCCGCGCCGGAGACGGCGATCCTGGCCCGTGCGGACGTCAAGCTGAGGGCGCCCATCCAGCCACCGCCCCAAATGCGCGACTGCAGTTGCTTTGAGCTGCACCTGCGCCAATGCTATTCGGCCGCGCGCGAGATGCGGGCCAAGGCCAAGGGCGTCGAGGTGATCGCAGACACCGGGCCCTCGCCAGCCGAACAACGGATTCTCGACCTCTTCGCCAAACAGCCGATCTATTACAAGGCCAACCGCTTCTCGGTAGTCGGCTCCGAGGAGGCGGTGATCTGGCCCTCCTATTCGCGCAGTATGGATTTCGAGCTCGAGTATGGCTGCTACATCAAGAAGCTGGCCAAGGACGTTCCGGCGGAGAAGGCCGGCGACTACATCTTCGGTTACACGATCTACAACGATTTTAGCGCCCGCGACGCGCAATCCGTTGAAATGATCGGTCAGCTGGGGCCGGCCAAGGGCAAGGATTTCGACACCGGCAACGCGATGGGGCCCTGCCTGGTCACAGCCGACGAAATGCCCAACCCCTACGACCTGACCATGATCGCGCGGGTCAATGGCGAGGAATGGGGTCGGGGTAACACCAGTACGATGCATTGGAAGTTCGAGGATCTGATCGCCTATATCTCGCGGTCGGAGACGCTGTATCCGGGCGAGTTCCTGGGATCGGGCACGATCGGCAACGGCTGCGGCCTGGAGGCCCAGCGGTTCCTGAAGCCGGGCGACGAGGTCGAATTGGACGTCGAAGGGATCGGCGTGCTGCGCAATCGGATTGTCAGGCCCGCCTAG
- a CDS encoding TonB-dependent receptor, which produces MTNARASVSRGVLAWALASMLSAPALAQVQAQAPATEESATGLDSIVVTARRRDEAPISVPVSVTVLGAAQLKALAVDSLQDLRAVTPGITVGEVSGGVGGTVALRGVGTTAGSNPTFEQTVAVNVDGIQLSRGGAVRIGQIDMEKIEVLRGPQALFFGKNSPAGVISITTADPTSTLDAEVRGGYEFNARERQLEAMISGPLTSTLGARLVVYGADMDGWRTNIADSAATAANAIRSGSVTGSTNRGPQQKFFFTRATLKWRPTEAFDARLKLSYADNKGIGYNQAGGFQRIYCPNGAPQLAPQATALNGGAANPALAAALSVDNCRADATYANGNINPAFLVGSPEGFTDPDGAGDYSQQLYSLEMNYRPSDRVTLTSVTGWAKNKDFRADTYAVAPSDAVAANDFTGNTGYTQFTQEARLATDLSGPVNFLVGAFYEDSDLQTYTRNVLAGAPLFLHDIDGKTRSVFGQAIWDITGKLELAGGLRWSKETKDFAVTRDGAPQPVSPASADFKNTSPEVTLTWRPTTRLTLYGAYKQGFKSGGFAAATNTGAAFTTPLNALYLPESAEGVEGGVKALLFDGALRVNTAAYDYDYTNLQVNSLDNSSGVPVIRVNNAGAATVKGVESDFTWRPAGAPGLTIRGAANYNDAKYTDFLATCYIGQTIAEGCNLLINPTTGRYTGQQLAGQRMVNAPKWTGSLGAAYTGQSGFKGIEWGMNVDGLYKSQYNPHPELHPGALQDGVVFLNAGVRVFRSDHRWELALVGRNLTEKYRVDVASNVPQTGISTRTGSALTGGLADLSGNVNRGREIMLQLTVRPF; this is translated from the coding sequence ATGACCAATGCGAGAGCGAGCGTATCGCGCGGAGTCCTGGCCTGGGCCTTGGCGTCCATGTTGTCGGCCCCAGCCCTTGCCCAGGTTCAGGCGCAGGCTCCGGCGACCGAGGAGTCCGCCACCGGTCTCGACAGTATTGTCGTCACCGCCCGCCGTCGCGACGAGGCGCCGATCTCGGTGCCGGTCTCGGTGACAGTCCTGGGCGCGGCGCAGCTCAAAGCTCTCGCTGTTGACAGTCTGCAGGACCTGCGCGCGGTGACGCCCGGCATCACCGTAGGGGAGGTGTCGGGGGGCGTCGGCGGAACGGTGGCGTTGCGCGGTGTCGGCACGACGGCGGGATCAAACCCGACCTTCGAGCAGACGGTGGCGGTCAATGTCGACGGCATCCAGCTCTCGCGCGGCGGGGCGGTGCGCATTGGCCAGATCGACATGGAGAAGATCGAGGTTCTTCGGGGACCGCAGGCGCTGTTCTTCGGCAAGAACAGCCCGGCCGGCGTCATCTCGATCACCACGGCCGACCCGACCTCGACGTTGGACGCCGAGGTGCGCGGCGGCTATGAGTTCAACGCTCGGGAGCGTCAGCTTGAGGCGATGATCTCTGGACCGTTGACCAGCACGCTCGGCGCGCGCTTGGTCGTCTACGGCGCGGATATGGACGGCTGGCGCACCAATATTGCCGACAGCGCCGCCACCGCTGCGAACGCGATCCGGTCGGGCTCGGTGACCGGCTCGACGAACCGAGGACCGCAGCAAAAATTCTTCTTCACGCGCGCCACCCTGAAGTGGCGGCCGACCGAGGCCTTCGACGCGCGGCTCAAGCTCAGCTACGCCGACAACAAGGGGATCGGCTACAATCAAGCGGGCGGGTTCCAGCGGATCTACTGCCCCAATGGCGCGCCCCAACTGGCGCCGCAGGCCACGGCCCTGAATGGCGGCGCGGCCAACCCGGCCTTGGCCGCAGCGTTGTCGGTCGACAACTGCCGCGCCGACGCGACCTACGCCAATGGCAACATCAACCCGGCCTTTCTGGTCGGCTCGCCCGAAGGGTTCACGGATCCGGACGGCGCTGGCGACTACAGCCAGCAACTCTATTCGTTGGAAATGAACTATCGGCCGAGCGATCGGGTAACCCTGACATCCGTCACCGGCTGGGCCAAGAACAAGGATTTCCGCGCCGACACCTACGCTGTCGCGCCTTCCGACGCGGTGGCGGCCAACGACTTCACCGGCAATACCGGCTACACTCAGTTCACCCAGGAGGCGCGTCTGGCCACGGACCTGTCCGGGCCGGTCAACTTCCTGGTCGGAGCCTTCTACGAGGACTCCGATCTGCAGACCTACACCCGCAACGTGCTGGCGGGCGCGCCGCTCTTCCTGCACGACATCGACGGCAAGACCCGATCGGTGTTCGGCCAGGCGATCTGGGACATCACGGGCAAGCTTGAGCTGGCCGGCGGTCTGCGCTGGAGCAAGGAGACCAAGGATTTCGCGGTGACCCGGGACGGGGCGCCGCAGCCGGTGTCGCCCGCCTCGGCGGATTTCAAGAACACCTCGCCCGAAGTGACCTTGACCTGGCGGCCGACCACACGGCTCACCCTCTACGGGGCCTACAAGCAGGGCTTCAAGTCGGGCGGCTTCGCTGCGGCCACCAATACCGGCGCCGCCTTCACGACGCCGCTGAACGCGCTCTATCTGCCGGAATCGGCCGAAGGGGTCGAAGGCGGCGTTAAGGCGCTTCTGTTTGACGGGGCGTTGCGCGTCAACACCGCCGCATACGACTACGACTATACCAACCTGCAGGTGAACTCCCTCGACAACTCTAGCGGCGTGCCGGTGATCCGCGTAAACAACGCCGGTGCGGCGACCGTAAAGGGTGTGGAGAGCGACTTCACCTGGAGGCCGGCAGGCGCGCCGGGTCTGACGATCCGCGGCGCGGCCAACTACAACGACGCCAAGTACACTGACTTCCTGGCGACCTGCTACATCGGCCAGACCATCGCCGAAGGGTGCAACCTGCTGATCAACCCGACCACTGGGCGCTACACAGGCCAACAATTGGCGGGCCAGCGCATGGTGAACGCGCCCAAGTGGACCGGGTCGTTGGGCGCGGCCTACACCGGCCAGAGCGGTTTCAAGGGAATCGAATGGGGCATGAACGTCGACGGCCTCTACAAGTCCCAATACAATCCTCATCCTGAACTTCATCCTGGCGCCCTGCAGGATGGGGTGGTCTTCCTGAACGCTGGCGTTCGCGTGTTCCGCAGCGACCATCGGTGGGAGCTGGCGCTGGTGGGGCGCAACTTGACGGAAAAATATCGGGTCGACGTCGCTTCCAACGTGCCCCAGACCGGGATCTCTACCCGAACGGGGTCGGCCCTGACCGGGGGGCTCGCCGACCTGAGCGGCAACGTCAATCGCGGTCGCGAGATCATGCTGCAACTGACCGTCCGACCGTTCTGA
- a CDS encoding 3-hydroxyacyl-CoA dehydrogenase, with amino-acid sequence MAKVAVVGAGLMGVGIAHAFASSGHQVRLIDVSSEQLAKAEKTIAGILADGVRLGKVDEGVAAAALAALTTSESVSDGAVGVDLLVETVSENLAIKIDVVRKAEAVMAPTGLIATNTSALSVTEIAAACQDPTRVIGMHFFNPVQKMKLVELVRGLATTDEAVALCRDYVAQLGKTAIVVNETPGLTTSRMSAMAGNEAMWMLQEGAASAEDIDTALRMGFNHPMGPLELGDLTGWDTRLSVLHYLHATLGDKFRPCPLIIKMVKAGRYGRKVGWGVYKYENGVKVPGSGMRGSQL; translated from the coding sequence TTGGCCAAGGTAGCAGTGGTAGGCGCTGGCCTGATGGGCGTGGGGATCGCGCACGCGTTCGCGTCCTCGGGGCACCAGGTGCGCCTGATCGATGTTTCATCCGAGCAGTTGGCCAAGGCCGAAAAGACGATCGCGGGCATTCTCGCCGACGGGGTTCGGCTTGGTAAGGTCGACGAAGGCGTCGCGGCCGCCGCCCTGGCGGCGCTGACGACCTCCGAGAGCGTGTCCGACGGGGCGGTCGGCGTCGATCTCCTGGTCGAGACCGTTTCGGAAAATCTGGCGATCAAGATCGATGTGGTGCGTAAGGCCGAAGCCGTCATGGCCCCGACGGGCCTGATCGCCACCAACACCTCCGCGCTCAGCGTGACCGAGATCGCGGCCGCCTGCCAGGACCCGACGCGGGTCATCGGCATGCACTTCTTCAACCCCGTCCAGAAGATGAAGCTGGTGGAGCTGGTTCGCGGGCTGGCCACCACGGACGAAGCCGTGGCGCTATGCCGTGACTATGTCGCCCAGCTGGGCAAGACCGCGATCGTCGTCAACGAAACGCCCGGGCTGACCACGAGCAGGATGTCGGCCATGGCCGGCAACGAAGCGATGTGGATGCTGCAAGAAGGCGCCGCGAGCGCCGAAGACATCGACACCGCCTTGAGGATGGGCTTCAACCACCCCATGGGACCGCTCGAACTGGGCGACCTTACCGGCTGGGATACGCGCCTGTCGGTGCTGCACTATCTGCACGCCACCCTCGGCGACAAGTTCCGGCCCTGTCCGCTGATCATCAAGATGGTCAAGGCTGGCCGCTACGGCCGCAAGGTCGGCTGGGGCGTCTACAAGTACGAGAATGGCGTGAAGGTGCCAGGCTCGGGAATGCGCGGGAGCCAGCTGTGA
- a CDS encoding acyl-CoA dehydrogenase family protein, which yields MNLLDQFGPPVLPPGLEPLRAEVRDFLAKWGATYPAEKRALSWMGFDPDFSRALGAKGWLGLSIPKEYGGHDASPFERFVVNEELLAAGAPVTAHWIADRQSAPLLLRHGTPAQKQRFLPAICAGEMYFCIGMSEPASGSDLASVRTKAERQGDGAWLLNGRKVWTTNADRCQAMIALVRTDAASERHDGLSQFLVDLALPGVMIRPIKDLSGHEHFNEVTFEDVRLDADALIGVEGEGWAQATSELAFERSGPERFLSAMTLFRCLVAAVGPEPDARQAFEIGRLAAWLVALRSMSISVTAQLAAGHDPVWAASCVKDIGTGYEQDTVEVAMRLIDSLPPGAKTATTRRVLAIVQSMAPSFSLRGGTREILRGILARGLGVR from the coding sequence GTGAATCTGCTTGATCAGTTCGGCCCGCCTGTTTTGCCGCCAGGCCTGGAGCCGTTGCGCGCGGAGGTTCGCGACTTTCTGGCAAAATGGGGCGCGACCTATCCGGCGGAAAAACGCGCCCTGTCGTGGATGGGTTTTGATCCCGATTTCAGCCGCGCCTTGGGCGCGAAAGGCTGGCTCGGCCTGAGCATCCCGAAGGAATACGGGGGCCACGACGCCTCGCCTTTTGAAAGGTTCGTGGTCAACGAGGAGCTCCTGGCGGCGGGCGCGCCTGTCACCGCCCATTGGATCGCCGATCGGCAAAGCGCGCCTCTCCTGCTGCGCCATGGCACGCCGGCTCAGAAGCAACGTTTTCTCCCGGCCATATGCGCCGGCGAAATGTACTTCTGTATTGGGATGAGCGAGCCTGCGTCGGGCTCGGACCTTGCTTCGGTGCGCACGAAGGCTGAGCGTCAGGGCGACGGCGCCTGGCTGCTGAATGGCCGCAAGGTCTGGACCACCAATGCCGACCGATGCCAAGCCATGATCGCTTTGGTGCGCACCGACGCCGCCAGCGAACGCCATGACGGCTTATCTCAGTTTCTCGTCGATCTCGCGCTTCCCGGCGTGATGATACGACCGATCAAGGATCTGTCCGGCCACGAACATTTCAACGAGGTCACTTTCGAGGACGTGCGGCTGGACGCCGACGCCCTGATCGGGGTCGAGGGCGAGGGTTGGGCGCAGGCCACCTCGGAGTTGGCGTTCGAGCGGAGCGGTCCGGAGCGCTTTCTAAGCGCCATGACGCTGTTCCGCTGCCTTGTCGCGGCGGTGGGTCCCGAACCGGACGCTCGCCAGGCTTTCGAGATCGGGCGCCTGGCGGCCTGGCTGGTGGCTCTAAGGTCGATGTCGATCTCGGTCACCGCGCAGTTGGCGGCCGGCCACGATCCTGTCTGGGCCGCCTCGTGCGTGAAGGATATCGGCACCGGCTACGAGCAGGACACGGTCGAGGTGGCGATGCGGTTGATCGATTCTCTGCCGCCCGGCGCCAAGACCGCCACGACGCGCCGGGTCCTGGCCATTGTCCAAAGCATGGCGCCCTCGTTCTCGTTGCGGGGCGGCACGCGGGAAATCCTTCGCGGCATTCTCGCGCGCGGCCTGGGGGTTCGGTGA
- a CDS encoding acyl-CoA dehydrogenase family protein produces MRSLLQNSIERLLADAVTPDALRAAEAGAWPADLWAKIEELGLPLAAVPEDQGGAGASWTDIFVVIRACGAAAAPVPLPETILANALLAAAGLPPPESGPVVFASGVADGPLADVPWGRHAQWLVLHDPRAGRISLHALTEAVVAPGNNVAGEPRDTVTLAARSKVAEAAASAETDTVMLGGAMLRSAQMAGALGRLTELSADYANERVQFGRPIGKFQAVQQQLAVLATQAAAAVAASEAAFLMAAPSAQRVTTASAKAVAGEAAGEGAAIAHAVFGAIGFTHEHSLHFLTRRLWAWRAEYGSDAFWTDQLGRILAARGDEGLWPLVTAAFCGDH; encoded by the coding sequence ATGCGATCCTTGCTTCAGAACAGTATTGAACGGCTCTTGGCCGACGCCGTAACACCGGACGCCCTGCGCGCGGCGGAAGCCGGCGCCTGGCCGGCCGATCTGTGGGCCAAAATCGAGGAACTAGGCCTTCCGCTCGCCGCCGTGCCCGAGGACCAGGGCGGCGCGGGCGCAAGTTGGACCGATATTTTCGTCGTCATTCGCGCTTGCGGCGCCGCCGCCGCGCCCGTCCCCCTGCCCGAGACTATCTTGGCCAACGCCCTGCTGGCCGCGGCGGGGCTGCCCCCTCCCGAGAGCGGGCCCGTCGTCTTCGCCAGCGGCGTGGCCGACGGGCCTTTGGCCGATGTCCCCTGGGGACGCCACGCGCAATGGCTGGTGCTCCATGACCCGCGCGCAGGGCGCATTTCGCTGCACGCCCTGACCGAGGCCGTTGTCGCGCCCGGCAACAATGTCGCGGGCGAACCGCGCGACACGGTCACCTTGGCCGCCAGGTCCAAGGTCGCCGAGGCGGCCGCCTCGGCCGAGACGGATACGGTGATGCTCGGCGGCGCCATGTTGCGATCGGCGCAGATGGCCGGCGCCCTGGGTCGCCTGACCGAACTCAGCGCCGACTACGCCAACGAGCGCGTCCAATTCGGCCGCCCCATCGGCAAATTCCAGGCCGTCCAGCAGCAGCTGGCGGTTTTGGCGACCCAAGCGGCCGCGGCCGTCGCCGCATCGGAGGCCGCCTTCCTGATGGCCGCGCCGAGCGCCCAGCGCGTGACCACCGCCTCGGCCAAGGCCGTGGCCGGCGAGGCCGCGGGCGAGGGCGCAGCGATCGCCCACGCTGTTTTCGGCGCCATTGGCTTCACCCATGAACACAGCCTGCACTTCCTGACGCGCCGCCTGTGGGCTTGGCGCGCCGAATATGGGTCCGACGCCTTCTGGACCGACCAACTGGGACGCATCCTCGCGGCGCGAGGCGACGAGGGCCTTTGGCCGCTCGTGACCGCGGCCTTTTGCGGAGACCACTGA
- a CDS encoding crotonase/enoyl-CoA hydratase family protein: MTDFLLKSREGPVAIWTLNRPEARNAFSKPEDMFEIEDACEEVRGDPSVRVVVLTGAGASFCAGGDIKAMRDRTGIFEGSPYRLRNRYRDGIQRIPMALYELETPVIAAVNGHAIGAGLDLACMCDIRIASQTATFAESFVKLGIVPGDGGAWLLPRIVGMPRASHMALTGDALSAQTALDWTLVTQLTEPEALLSTALALAHRVASSPGHALRLTKRLLREGQHMRLGSLLELSSAYQALAHHTSDHAEAVAAMIEKRPAAYTDN, translated from the coding sequence ATGACCGATTTCCTGCTGAAGTCCCGCGAGGGCCCCGTGGCTATCTGGACCCTCAATCGGCCCGAGGCGCGTAACGCCTTCAGCAAGCCCGAGGACATGTTCGAGATCGAGGACGCCTGCGAGGAGGTTCGCGGCGATCCTTCGGTTCGCGTCGTCGTGCTGACCGGCGCGGGCGCGTCCTTCTGCGCTGGCGGCGACATCAAGGCGATGCGCGACCGCACCGGCATCTTCGAAGGCTCGCCTTACCGCCTGCGCAATCGCTATCGCGACGGCATCCAGCGCATCCCGATGGCGCTGTACGAACTCGAGACGCCGGTCATCGCGGCCGTCAACGGACACGCGATCGGCGCGGGGCTCGATCTGGCCTGCATGTGCGATATCCGCATCGCCTCGCAGACGGCGACCTTCGCCGAGAGCTTCGTCAAACTGGGCATTGTCCCGGGAGACGGCGGCGCCTGGCTCTTGCCCCGGATCGTGGGCATGCCGCGCGCCAGCCATATGGCCTTGACCGGCGACGCGCTGAGCGCTCAGACCGCTCTGGATTGGACGCTGGTGACCCAGCTGACCGAGCCGGAGGCGCTCCTCTCCACGGCGCTGGCGCTGGCCCATCGAGTCGCCAGCAGCCCTGGCCACGCGCTTCGCCTCACCAAACGCCTTCTGCGTGAAGGTCAACATATGCGCTTGGGTTCGCTGCTAGAATTGTCATCGGCCTATCAGGCGCTGGCCCATCATACGTCGGACCATGCCGAGGCGGTCGCGGCGATGATCGAAAAGCGTCCCGCCGCCTATACGGACAACTGA
- a CDS encoding SDR family oxidoreductase, protein MDLGIAGKRALVCASSSGLGKACAISLSVEGVEVWINGRDADRLEAAALEIETLTGRRPHTILADIDTAQGRTTALIACPEPDILVCNSGGPKPGRLADWTEAAWSDVVAAKMISPILLIQAVIGGMRQRGFGRVVAITSAMVKTPKFPMALSTGPRAGLTAFCKALAGEAASDGVTVNCILPEKIETDRLAQMTRSLARARQVDEAAARAEMIGAIPAGRFGRPSEVGDACAFLCSDRAGYITGQNLQLDGGAYGGLV, encoded by the coding sequence ATGGACCTTGGCATCGCCGGAAAGCGCGCGCTCGTCTGCGCCTCGTCGTCGGGCCTTGGAAAGGCCTGCGCCATCTCGTTGAGCGTCGAAGGCGTCGAGGTGTGGATCAACGGCCGGGACGCCGATCGCCTGGAGGCGGCGGCCCTCGAGATCGAGACCCTGACCGGGCGGCGGCCGCATACGATCCTCGCCGACATCGACACAGCGCAAGGACGGACGACGGCGCTGATCGCCTGCCCCGAGCCCGACATCCTGGTCTGCAACAGCGGCGGCCCCAAGCCTGGCCGACTGGCGGACTGGACCGAGGCGGCCTGGAGCGATGTCGTCGCGGCCAAGATGATCTCGCCGATCCTGTTGATCCAGGCGGTGATCGGCGGCATGCGCCAGAGGGGGTTTGGCCGCGTGGTCGCCATCACCTCGGCCATGGTCAAGACCCCGAAATTCCCGATGGCCCTGTCCACCGGACCCCGCGCGGGACTGACCGCGTTCTGCAAGGCCCTCGCCGGCGAGGCCGCCAGCGACGGCGTCACCGTCAACTGCATCCTACCCGAAAAGATCGAGACCGATCGACTGGCGCAAATGACCCGATCCCTGGCCCGCGCGCGCCAGGTCGACGAGGCCGCGGCCCGCGCCGAAATGATCGGCGCGATCCCCGCTGGCCGGTTCGGGCGCCCCTCGGAGGTGGGTGACGCCTGCGCCTTCCTGTGCTCGGATCGCGCGGGCTATATCACCGGCCAGAACCTGCAACTGGACGGCGGGGCCTATGGCGGCCTGGTCTAG
- a CDS encoding thiolase family protein: MNPVYVVAAVRTPIGRFRGALAGVRADHLGAHALNKLVARAGVGAEHIDDVIFGCVTQIGEQSANIARTSLLGAGWPESIPAMTVDRKCGSSEAAIHIGAAQIAAGVSDLVVAGGAEAMSRVPMGSNRAIHGEAFGWMVSDRYETTSQGEAAERIADKYGFDRDVLDDFAAESHRRAAAATDAGRFVAETVAVPVAELCEKDWEGPRDPLEADQTIRRDTSREKLSTLKTSFREQGRITAGNASQISDGAAVVLLASEAAVKRFNLTPLARIRSVAVVGADPTLMLEGPIAASRKAAALAGLAFDDIALFEVNEAFASVPMMWMQATGVDADRLNVNGGAIALGHPLGATGARIATSLIHELRRTGQRYGLQAICCAGGLATATVYENLDASAAPAVV, encoded by the coding sequence GTGAACCCGGTCTATGTGGTCGCCGCGGTGCGCACGCCGATCGGCCGGTTCCGGGGTGCGTTGGCCGGGGTGCGCGCCGACCACCTGGGCGCCCACGCGCTGAATAAGCTGGTCGCCCGCGCCGGCGTGGGCGCAGAACACATCGACGACGTGATCTTCGGATGTGTCACCCAGATCGGCGAGCAGTCGGCAAACATCGCGCGGACCTCGCTGCTCGGCGCGGGCTGGCCCGAGAGCATTCCAGCCATGACGGTGGACCGAAAGTGCGGATCGTCGGAAGCCGCGATCCATATCGGCGCGGCTCAGATCGCCGCTGGCGTGAGCGACCTGGTCGTCGCCGGCGGCGCCGAGGCAATGTCGCGCGTGCCGATGGGATCCAATCGAGCCATCCATGGCGAGGCGTTCGGCTGGATGGTTTCGGATCGCTACGAGACGACTTCGCAGGGCGAGGCGGCCGAGCGGATCGCTGATAAGTATGGCTTTGATCGTGACGTGTTGGACGATTTCGCCGCCGAGTCCCATCGCCGCGCCGCCGCCGCCACGGACGCCGGGCGCTTCGTCGCCGAAACCGTCGCCGTTCCGGTCGCCGAGCTCTGCGAAAAAGACTGGGAGGGGCCGCGTGACCCTCTCGAGGCCGACCAGACCATCCGCCGCGACACCAGCCGCGAGAAACTTTCGACGCTGAAAACCAGCTTCCGTGAGCAGGGGCGCATCACCGCGGGCAACGCTTCGCAAATCTCCGACGGGGCGGCGGTGGTGCTGCTCGCCTCTGAAGCCGCCGTCAAACGCTTCAACCTGACTCCGCTGGCGCGAATCCGCTCCGTCGCCGTCGTCGGGGCGGATCCGACCCTGATGCTGGAGGGCCCGATCGCCGCCAGCCGTAAGGCGGCGGCGCTGGCGGGTCTCGCGTTTGACGATATCGCGCTGTTCGAGGTCAATGAAGCCTTCGCCAGCGTGCCGATGATGTGGATGCAGGCGACCGGCGTGGACGCCGATCGACTGAACGTCAACGGCGGGGCCATCGCCTTGGGCCATCCGTTGGGCGCGACGGGCGCGCGGATCGCCACCAGCCTGATCCACGAGTTGCGCCGCACCGGCCAACGATACGGGCTGCAGGCCATCTGCTGCGCTGGCGGCCTGGCGACCGCCACCGTGTACGAAAATCTGGACGCGTCGGCCGCGCCCGCGGTCGTATGA
- a CDS encoding acyl-CoA dehydrogenase family protein — translation MTMRKVFRDDHEMFRDQVRRFVDTEIVPHHAQWERDGIVPQSLWLRAGEQGLLCVTAPEEYGGPGGDFGHSAVLIEELARVNATAVGFTTHSDIAVPYLVNYGTDAQKARWLPRLISGDLIAVIAMSEPQIGSDLRGMKTKAVRDGDHYILSGQKTFITNGINSGLAIVAAKVEGQANPKDITLFCVEAGTPGFDKGKKLEKVGLRGQDTSELFFSDVRVPVENRLGEESKGFGCLMTELAKERLIIGIRAAASVESMLDKTIAYTKDRIVFGKPLFEFQNTRFKLAEVRARSQMLRVFIDDCLQKLFDGQLTAETAAMAKLTSAELHGQLLDELLQLHGGYGYMSEYDVGRAWVDARVARIYAGTSEIMKEIIARTL, via the coding sequence ATGACCATGCGCAAGGTGTTCCGCGACGACCACGAAATGTTCCGCGATCAGGTCCGGCGGTTCGTCGACACCGAGATCGTTCCACATCACGCTCAGTGGGAACGCGATGGCATCGTGCCCCAATCGTTGTGGCTTCGAGCCGGCGAGCAGGGTCTGCTGTGCGTCACCGCGCCCGAAGAATACGGCGGCCCCGGCGGTGACTTTGGCCACAGTGCGGTCCTGATCGAAGAGCTGGCGCGGGTCAACGCCACGGCCGTCGGCTTTACCACCCACTCCGACATCGCCGTGCCCTATCTGGTCAACTACGGCACCGACGCGCAGAAGGCGCGCTGGCTGCCGCGCCTGATCAGCGGCGACCTGATCGCGGTCATCGCCATGTCCGAACCGCAGATCGGCAGCGACTTGCGCGGCATGAAGACCAAGGCCGTCCGGGACGGCGACCACTACATCCTGTCGGGCCAGAAGACCTTCATCACCAACGGTATCAATTCGGGCTTGGCGATCGTCGCGGCGAAGGTCGAGGGCCAAGCCAACCCAAAGGACATCACCCTGTTCTGCGTCGAGGCGGGAACGCCCGGCTTCGACAAGGGCAAGAAGCTGGAGAAGGTCGGTCTTCGCGGCCAGGACACCTCGGAGCTGTTCTTCTCGGACGTGCGGGTGCCGGTCGAAAACCGCTTGGGCGAGGAAAGCAAGGGCTTCGGCTGTCTGATGACCGAGCTGGCCAAGGAGCGGCTGATCATCGGCATCCGCGCCGCCGCCTCGGTGGAGTCGATGCTCGACAAGACCATCGCCTACACCAAGGACCGCATCGTCTTCGGTAAGCCGCTGTTCGAGTTCCAGAACACGCGGTTCAAGCTGGCCGAAGTGAGAGCGCGGAGCCAGATGCTGCGCGTCTTCATCGACGACTGCCTGCAGAAGCTGTTCGACGGCCAGCTGACGGCCGAGACCGCCGCCATGGCCAAACTGACCAGCGCCGAACTGCACGGCCAGTTGCTGGATGAACTCCTCCAGCTTCACGGCGGTTACGGCTATATGAGCGAATACGACGTGGGACGCGCCTGGGTGGATGCGCGCGTTGCCCGCATCTACGCCGGCACGTCCGAGATCATGAAGGAAATCATCGCCCGCACGCTCTGA